One stretch of Vulpes lagopus strain Blue_001 chromosome 12, ASM1834538v1, whole genome shotgun sequence DNA includes these proteins:
- the C12H17orf58 gene encoding UPF0450 protein C17orf58 homolog isoform X1, with protein sequence MTARALWLLCLIVGSSPEAPVADRKASPPHGRKPDPGGGPSAEETPGPRAPPVPEAPRRPRAAEAAPRAWPDPRRRKPPPPAENRAGFREAARAPAGPPSPRLAQAENRASPRRAPALEDAPRRARARALRFPAVRPPARAAEAPAGPAHPNRPRAAAPPPEPEPAPAPAPPPPPRLGPPQRDAEPGAQPCARACRVDLDERESYCASEFAVNGIVHDVDVLGTGIRLVTLLVDRDGLYKMSRLYITPDGFFFRVHILALDDSSCNKPCPEFKPGSRYIVMGHIYHKRRQLPTALLQVLRGRLRPGDGLLRSSSSYVKRFNRKRDGQVQDAVHTQCI encoded by the exons ATGACAGCTAGAGCTCTCTGGCTCCTCTGTTTGATCGTTGGATCATCTCCCGAAGCCCCAGTGGCGGACAGAAAAG CCTCGCCGCCCCACGGCAGGAAGCCCGACCCCGGCGGCGGCCCGAGCGCGGAGGAGACGCCGGGGCCCCGAGCGCCGCCGGTCCCCGAGGCCCCGCGGCGGCCACGCGCGGCCGAGGCCGCTCCCCGCGCTTGGCCCGACCCGCGACGCCGGaagcccccgccgcccgccgagAACCGCGCCGGCTTCCGGGAGGCCGCGCGCGCGCCCGCCGGCCCGCCGAGCCCGCGCCTCGCGCAGGCGGAGAACCGCGCCTCGCCGCGCCGCGCGCCCGCGCTGGAGGACGCCCCGCGGCGAGCCCGCGCCCGGGCCCTGCGCTTCCCGGCCGTGCGGCCGCCCGCGCGCGCCGCCgaggcccccgccggccccgcccaccccaaCCGGCCGcgcgccgccgcgccgcccccggagccggagcccgcgcccgcgcccgcgcccccgccgccgccgcgcctcgGCCCGCCGCAGAGGGACGCGGAGCCCGGCGCCCAGCCCTGCGCGCGCGCCTGCAGGGTGGACCTGGACGAGCGCGAGTCCTACTGCGCGAGCGAGTTCG CAGTGAACGGGATCGTGCATGACGTGGACGTGCTCGGCACCGGGATCCGGCTGGTGACCCTGCTGGTGGACCGGGACGGCTTGTACAAGATGAGCCGCCTGTACATCACTCCGGACGGGTTTTTCTTCCGAGTCCACATATTGGCCCTGGACGACTCCAGCTGCAATAAGCCGTGTCCAGAATTTAAACCTG gcagcaGGTATATCGTGATGGGCCACATCTACCATAAGAGACGCCAGCTCCCTACGGCTCTGCTCCAGGTCCTGAGAGGACGGCTCCGACCCGGAGATGGACTgctcaggagcagcagcagctatgTGAAGAGATTTAATCGAAAAAGGGACGGGCAAGTGCAAGATGCAGTTCACACCCAGTGCATCTGA
- the C12H17orf58 gene encoding UPF0450 protein C17orf58 homolog isoform X2: MTARALWLLCLIVGSSPEAPVADRKAVNGIVHDVDVLGTGIRLVTLLVDRDGLYKMSRLYITPDGFFFRVHILALDDSSCNKPCPEFKPGSRYIVMGHIYHKRRQLPTALLQVLRGRLRPGDGLLRSSSSYVKRFNRKRDGQVQDAVHTQCI, from the exons ATGACAGCTAGAGCTCTCTGGCTCCTCTGTTTGATCGTTGGATCATCTCCCGAAGCCCCAGTGGCGGACAGAAAAG CAGTGAACGGGATCGTGCATGACGTGGACGTGCTCGGCACCGGGATCCGGCTGGTGACCCTGCTGGTGGACCGGGACGGCTTGTACAAGATGAGCCGCCTGTACATCACTCCGGACGGGTTTTTCTTCCGAGTCCACATATTGGCCCTGGACGACTCCAGCTGCAATAAGCCGTGTCCAGAATTTAAACCTG gcagcaGGTATATCGTGATGGGCCACATCTACCATAAGAGACGCCAGCTCCCTACGGCTCTGCTCCAGGTCCTGAGAGGACGGCTCCGACCCGGAGATGGACTgctcaggagcagcagcagctatgTGAAGAGATTTAATCGAAAAAGGGACGGGCAAGTGCAAGATGCAGTTCACACCCAGTGCATCTGA